A section of the Malus sylvestris chromosome 17, drMalSylv7.2, whole genome shotgun sequence genome encodes:
- the LOC126609554 gene encoding expansin-B3-like yields the protein MQLLHGGLGLVLVMNSLLLLVSCQVQQPRASTRWLPAIATWYGNPEGDGSDGGACGYGSMVDVKPFRARVGAVNPVLFKSGEGCGACYKIKCLDQSICSRRPVTIIVTDECPGCSKGPAQFDLSGAAFGRMAVAGEGGLLRNQGELSVLYRRTPCKYPGKQIAFHVNEGSTNYWLSLLVEFEDGDGDVGSMHIRPASSSEWIEMSHVWGANWCINGGPLKGPFSVKITTLSTAKTLSARDVIPGNWSPKATYTSRLNFHY from the exons ATGCAGCTCCTCCACGGCGGCCTCGGCCTTGTGTTGGTTATGAATTCGTTGCTTCTGCTTGTGTCTTGTCAAGTTCAGCAACCCCGGGCCAGCACCCGCTGGCTCCCAGCCATCGCCACCTGGTACGGCAACCCCGAAGGCGACGGCAGCGACG GCGGAGCGTGTGGGTACGGGTCAATGGTGGACGTGAAGCCGTTCAGGGCGAGGGTTGGTGCGGTGAACCCGGTTCTGTTCAAGAGCGGCGAGGGGTGCGGCGCGTGTTACAAAATCAAGTGTCTCGACCAGAGCATCTGCTCGAGACGACCCGTCACAATAATCGTGACAGATGAGTGTCCGGGCTGCTCGAAGGGGCCGGCCCAGTTCGACCTCAGCGGCGCCGCCTTTGGGCGCATGGCTGTGGCCGGCGAAGGCGGTTTGCTCAGAAACCAAGGCGAACTCTCCGTCCTTTACCGACG GACACCATGTAAGTATCCTGGGAAGCAGATAGCCTTCCATGTAAATGAAGGTTCAACAAATTATTGGCTATCACTGCTAGTAGAGTTTGAGGATGGAGATGGAGACGTCGGATCAATGCATATAAGACCG GCAAGTTCAAGCGAGTGGATCGAGATGAGTCATGTATGGGGAGCTAATTGGTGCATAAATGGGGGTCCTCTAAAAGGACCATTCTCAGTGAAGATTACAACTCTCTCGACAGCAAAAACTCTCTCAGCCAGAGATGTCATTCCCGGTAATTGGTCTCCAAAAGCCACTTACACTTCTCGCCTCAATTTCCACTACTAG
- the LOC126610269 gene encoding putative UPF0481 protein At3g02645 gives MMTDLAEESNSANKDHSVIQVREEGERREIEISDVGNQTLSGNETNKDELLASLIEKKLPQEFPKPDPTCIFRVPNKLGRDNENVFVPQVVPIGPYHHGGKKFEAMEQIKLWNLQCLLKRQPTPETCLVKFVEEIRSKEEFLRNCYDEKLGDHLSSDQFVEMMVVDGCFILELIRKDNPISIYDDVFSMPEMLSIVKNDLFLLENQLPWKVLDCLFNLTKESGEISLYRQTLPLIGGVMPNWMITDYQIVVSIVDKERETWQFRHLLDNAGDFLVGSLSRNKDRPRRYGFWDPIPSVTHLEEIGVKFQLASFETELLGITFNREKGVMEIPRMIIGANTECVLRNLIAYERCSMKPHYILSYAMLLNQLIKSTKDLDSLVQKGIVLTNLSKEDTVSLFNRLCDDTASILFVYSQLALDVYFYNRDRWLRRWLARIKSNYLYNPSSIWLVSNAVIIILILTIMQTLYSILAYYKQN, from the coding sequence ATGATGACAGATTTAGCTGAAGAGAGCAATAGTGCAAACAAAGATCACTCCGTAATTCAAGTaagggaggagggagagagacgTGAGATAGAAATAAGTGATGTGGGTAACCAAACTTTGAGTGGAAATGAAACAAATAAAGACGAATTATTAGCGTCCCTTATAGAAAAAAAGCTTCCCCAGGAATTTCCAAAACCTGATCCTACTTGCATATTCAGAGTCCCTAATAAACTTGGCAGGgacaatgaaaatgtttttgtccCACAAGTGGTTCCGATCGGGCCCTATCACCACGGAGGAAAAAAGTTCGAAGCCATGGAACAAATTAAGCTATGGAATTTGCAATGCCTCCTCAAACGCCAACCAACTCCAGAAACCTGTTTGGTGAAGTTTGTCGAGGAAATTAGAAGCAAAGAAGAGTTTCTTCGTAACTGCTATGACGAAAAGCTTGGTGATCATCTCAGTAGCGATCAGTTTGTAGAAATGATGGTGGTCGATGGTTGCTTTATTTTAGAACTTATCCGCAAAGATAATCCAATTTCCATAtatgatgatgttttcagtatGCCAGAGATGTTGTCGATAGTTAAAAACGACTTGTTCCTGCTAGAAAACCAGCTTCCGTGGAAAGTTCTCGACTGTTTATTCAACCTGACAAAAGAATCAGGAGAGATTTCTCTATATCGACAAACTTTGCCATTAATTGGCGGAGTTATGCCTAATTGGATGATCACAGATTACCAAATTGTCGTGAGTATTGTGGATAAAGAACGGGAGACATGGCAATTCAGACATTTACTTGACAATGCAGGAGATTTTCTTGTTGGATCATTATCGAGGAATAAGGACCGTCCACGTCGTTATGGATTTTGGGATCCTATTCCCTCAGTGACACATCTTGAGGAGATTGGAGTCAAATTTCAACTTGCATCCTTTGAGACAGAGCTGTTGGGCATAACCTTCAACAGGGAAAAAGGAGTGATGGAAATTCCAAGGATGATAATTGGAGCCAACACAGAATGTGTCTTGAGAAACCTCATAGCCTACGAACGGTGTTCAATGAAGCCCCATTACATTTTGTCTTATGCCATGCTGCTGAATCAGCTTATCAAGTCTACCAAAGATTTAGACTCTCTCGTTCAGAAAGGAATTGTACTAACCAATTTGAGCAAGGAGGACACGGTTTCTTTGTTCAATAGGCTTTGCGATGACACTGCATCCATCCTGTTCGTTTACTCTCAACTCGCCCTCGACGTGTATTTCTATAATCGAGATCGTTGGCTAAGGCGTTGGCTTGCAAGGATCAAAAGCAATTATCTATACAATCCATCGTCAATCTGGTTAGTCTCAAATGCGGTCATCATTATTCTCATTCTTACCATCATGCAAACCCTATATAGTATTCTCGCCTACTACAAGCAAAATTAG